The Mycobacteriales bacterium genome includes a region encoding these proteins:
- a CDS encoding choice-of-anchor P family protein translates to MPVGSDLLSYTALANAPGIGISGIYMGVSLDIPQANSSLTTGGVGAGLASIAWPGDIGGNAGTAVQVLDPTAPSIVTLLNDPVKAETHSTGTRHAVNKTIPGTVMESSASHTLVTASSKTELGLAPLGSLGVFTGSSSARLVGPNTIRAVADSTLAGINLAGGLIKIGALTSRAVVTSNGKTSHGHAATTVADVSIAGIPVTIDKSGIHLAKSVIPTSAITSLLSKTLKTLHLSTTFTPTLFTHSGPSASYDAGALLLTYHPGSGTTTYTLTLGRAAAQVGATASFAPGAVSPPATATTSPPSATAGSAPPGGGSVSLPPGDETTVGTGGGQPPTVASPAANAADDLAGGPTGWMIFGVIAATLLGALALPRIAGRFLDAPANSGCEDNE, encoded by the coding sequence GTGCCGGTCGGGTCTGACCTGCTGAGCTACACGGCGCTCGCAAACGCGCCGGGGATCGGCATCAGCGGGATCTACATGGGGGTGTCGCTCGACATCCCGCAGGCCAACTCCTCGCTGACCACGGGCGGCGTCGGCGCCGGGCTCGCGTCGATCGCGTGGCCCGGCGACATCGGCGGCAACGCCGGTACGGCGGTGCAGGTCCTCGACCCGACCGCGCCGTCGATCGTCACGCTTCTCAACGACCCGGTGAAGGCCGAGACGCACAGCACCGGCACCCGTCACGCGGTGAACAAGACGATCCCCGGAACCGTGATGGAGTCCAGCGCCTCCCACACCCTGGTGACCGCGTCGTCGAAGACCGAGCTCGGGCTGGCGCCGCTCGGTTCGCTCGGGGTGTTCACCGGATCGAGCTCGGCCCGGCTCGTCGGGCCCAACACGATCCGCGCGGTCGCCGACAGCACGCTGGCCGGCATCAACCTCGCCGGCGGCCTGATCAAGATCGGTGCGCTGACCTCGCGCGCGGTCGTGACGAGCAACGGCAAGACCTCCCACGGCCACGCCGCGACCACGGTCGCCGACGTCTCGATCGCCGGCATCCCGGTCACGATCGACAAGAGCGGCATCCACCTGGCGAAGTCGGTCATCCCGACGTCTGCCATCACCTCGCTGCTGTCGAAGACGCTGAAGACGCTGCACCTGTCGACGACGTTCACACCGACGCTGTTCACCCACTCCGGCCCGTCCGCGTCGTACGACGCCGGCGCTCTGTTGCTGACCTATCACCCCGGCAGCGGCACCACGACGTACACGCTGACTCTCGGCCGCGCCGCCGCGCAGGTCGGCGCGACCGCGTCCTTCGCGCCGGGCGCGGTGAGCCCGCCGGCAACCGCGACCACCAGCCCGCCGTCGGCGACCGCGGGGTCCGCGCCGCCGGGCGGCGGCTCGGTCAGCCTGCCCCCGGGAGACGAGACCACGGTCGGCACGGGCGGCGGCCAGCCACCGACGGTCGCCAGCCCCGCGGCCAACGCCGCCGACGATCTCGCCGGTGGCCCGACCGGCTGGATGATCTTCGGGGTGATCGCGGCCACGCTGCTCGGTGCACTCGCGCTACCGAGAATCGCCGGTCGCTTCCTGGACGCCCCCGCCAACTCCGGCTGTGAGGACAACGAATGA
- a CDS encoding ABC transporter ATP-binding protein, producing the protein MNELLEVADVTVRFGGLVAVSDVTLSVPAEAVTGLIGPNGAGKTTLFNVISGLQQPTQGRVRLDGTDITKWSAARRARAGIARTFQRLEVFGSLSVRDNVLTAAELGRGFNRDGRPAGRVADEMLERVGASSYAHAAADAVPTGVARLVEVARALAVQPKVLLLDEPSSGLSPSETEEFGRLLRELAGSGVAVLLVEHDVDLVMHVCDYLHVLDFGRIIGAGTPAEVRADPVVQNAYLGATPELVS; encoded by the coding sequence GTGAACGAGCTGCTCGAGGTCGCCGACGTGACCGTCCGCTTCGGTGGACTGGTCGCGGTCAGCGACGTCACCCTCAGCGTCCCGGCCGAGGCGGTCACCGGCCTGATCGGCCCCAACGGTGCGGGCAAGACGACGCTGTTCAACGTCATCAGCGGTCTTCAGCAGCCGACGCAGGGGCGGGTGCGCCTCGACGGCACCGACATCACCAAGTGGTCCGCGGCGCGGCGGGCGCGGGCCGGCATCGCGCGCACGTTCCAGCGGTTGGAGGTGTTCGGCTCACTGTCGGTCCGCGACAACGTGCTCACCGCCGCCGAGCTGGGTCGCGGGTTCAACCGCGACGGCCGGCCGGCGGGGCGGGTCGCCGACGAGATGCTCGAGCGGGTCGGCGCCTCGTCGTACGCCCACGCCGCCGCGGACGCCGTGCCGACCGGTGTGGCCCGCCTGGTCGAGGTGGCGCGGGCGCTGGCGGTGCAGCCCAAGGTGCTGCTGCTCGACGAGCCGTCGTCGGGACTGTCGCCGAGTGAGACCGAAGAGTTCGGCAGGCTGCTGCGCGAGCTCGCCGGGTCCGGGGTCGCGGTGCTGCTGGTCGAGCACGACGTTGACCTGGTCATGCACGTCTGCGACTACCTGCACGTCCTCGACTTCGGCCGGATCATCGGTGCCGGAACGCCTGCCGAAGTGAGAGCCGACCCCGTCGTACAGAACGCCTACCTCGGCGCCACCCCAGAGCTCGTCAGCTGA
- a CDS encoding cytochrome P450 yields the protein MTVTAGADLGINLSDEAFWSTSQEERYAAFARLRAEAPIAYFEEPEMPGFPAGPGYYAVTRHADVEHISATPELFCSGQGAVSILDLPMEMQEFYGSMISMDNPRHAKIRRIVSSAFTPKMLDDVVNDVDVLCREILATARTTAQANGGEFDLVSEVAAPLPLRIICRMMGIPESEEKMVLEQSNVILSGGDPDFVTTPEEGLTLALNAGIALSGLMTELAEERKAAPKDDLVSALVNAEVDGESLTFQEIASFFILLCVAGNETTRTAISHGVYALDRNPDQRAAWMADESLSKTAVEEIVRYASPVTWMRRTATRDVTVGGQDFAEGSKFILFYNSANRDESVFTNGEAFDITRSPNPHVGFGARGPHFCLGANLARREIAVAFRAMFDLMPELKVVGEPDRLRSSFVNGIKRMTVSID from the coding sequence ATGACCGTCACCGCCGGCGCAGATCTCGGCATCAACCTCTCCGACGAGGCGTTCTGGAGCACGTCTCAGGAGGAGCGGTACGCCGCGTTCGCGCGGCTGCGTGCCGAGGCGCCGATCGCGTACTTCGAGGAGCCGGAGATGCCGGGCTTCCCGGCCGGGCCGGGCTACTACGCGGTGACCCGGCACGCCGACGTCGAGCACATCAGCGCGACCCCTGAGCTGTTCTGCAGCGGCCAGGGGGCGGTCTCGATCCTCGACCTGCCGATGGAGATGCAGGAGTTCTACGGCTCGATGATCTCGATGGACAACCCGCGGCACGCGAAGATCCGTCGCATCGTGTCCTCGGCGTTCACCCCGAAGATGCTCGACGACGTCGTCAACGACGTCGACGTGCTGTGCCGCGAGATCCTCGCGACCGCACGCACGACGGCGCAGGCCAACGGCGGCGAGTTCGACCTGGTCAGCGAGGTGGCGGCCCCGCTGCCGCTGCGGATCATCTGCCGGATGATGGGCATCCCGGAGTCGGAGGAGAAGATGGTGCTCGAGCAGAGCAACGTCATCCTCTCCGGGGGCGACCCCGACTTCGTCACGACGCCGGAAGAGGGGCTGACGCTCGCGCTCAACGCCGGCATCGCACTGTCGGGCCTGATGACCGAGCTCGCCGAGGAACGCAAGGCGGCACCGAAGGACGACCTGGTCTCAGCGCTGGTCAACGCGGAGGTCGACGGCGAGTCGCTGACGTTCCAGGAGATCGCGTCGTTCTTCATCCTGCTCTGCGTCGCCGGCAACGAGACGACGCGGACCGCGATCAGCCACGGGGTGTACGCCCTCGACCGCAACCCGGACCAGCGCGCCGCGTGGATGGCGGACGAGTCGCTGAGCAAGACGGCGGTCGAGGAGATCGTGCGCTACGCATCGCCGGTGACGTGGATGCGGCGTACCGCGACCCGCGACGTGACCGTCGGCGGTCAGGACTTCGCGGAAGGGTCGAAGTTCATCCTGTTCTACAACTCCGCCAACCGCGACGAGTCGGTGTTCACCAACGGCGAGGCCTTCGACATCACGCGCTCGCCGAACCCGCACGTCGGCTTCGGCGCGCGCGGTCCGCACTTCTGCCTCGGCGCGAACCTGGCACGCCGGGAGATCGCGGTCGCGTTCCGCGCGATGTTCGACCTGATGCCCGAGCTGAAGGTGGTCGGCGAGCCCGACCGGCTGCGCAGCTCGTTCGTGAACGGCATCAAGCGGATGACCGTCAGCATCGACTGA
- a CDS encoding ABC transporter substrate-binding protein, whose product MRRTNSVLAAMLATALLAACGTQVDSATRRQLEAQQLEQTGGTVDTAPVTGGVAPTTPVTVPSEGGVVPPVTTGTGGATSGQTGTTTTGSGKTTGGKSGGTTTTTSSTGLPPGVGAPAPAGGNGGSTDVGVTANQILLGNVSDLSGPQPGLFQSAVNGTNAYIAYINSLGGIYGRQLKIDVADSQTSCEGDRNGIDEEIGKVFAFAGSASLNDQCGATVLATHKTVPDAHLAVTPQANALPNNYSVTPIGTKVSNGPFDWVTKRFGHDVVQHTGFLYANLPAVNNVASLSIHSAETVGWKFVVHSSVSPTSTDFTAQIIQMRQAGVKLFYTLFDAQELAEFVRNANQQNFHPLIFAPLAYDQTFFTDLGNASLANGIYGFNGETMFFSAGDIANIPATALFHKWYSAVTGNGAADSFAADAWAETELLVDAIASVGPDLTRQKVLAALSKVHSFDANGFFAPSDPAAKKAGNCFVPWVIKDGQYVRTGVAPTKYLCQGTPE is encoded by the coding sequence ATGCGACGTACCAACTCAGTCCTTGCCGCGATGCTCGCGACGGCTCTGCTCGCCGCGTGCGGAACCCAGGTCGACTCCGCCACCCGCCGCCAGCTCGAGGCGCAACAGCTCGAGCAGACCGGCGGCACGGTCGACACCGCTCCGGTCACCGGCGGTGTGGCTCCCACCACGCCGGTCACGGTGCCGAGCGAGGGCGGCGTCGTACCTCCCGTGACGACGGGCACCGGTGGCGCCACCAGCGGGCAGACTGGTACGACGACGACCGGCTCGGGCAAGACCACCGGGGGCAAGAGCGGCGGCACGACGACCACCACGTCGTCGACCGGCCTCCCGCCCGGCGTCGGCGCGCCGGCTCCTGCCGGTGGCAACGGCGGGTCGACCGACGTGGGAGTCACCGCCAACCAGATCCTGCTCGGCAACGTCAGCGACCTGTCCGGACCGCAGCCGGGGCTGTTCCAGAGCGCGGTCAACGGCACCAACGCCTACATCGCCTACATCAACTCACTCGGCGGCATATACGGCCGCCAGCTCAAGATCGACGTCGCCGACTCGCAGACGTCGTGCGAGGGGGACCGCAACGGCATCGACGAGGAGATCGGCAAGGTCTTCGCGTTCGCCGGTTCCGCGTCGCTCAACGACCAGTGCGGCGCGACGGTTCTGGCCACTCACAAGACCGTGCCGGACGCCCACCTCGCGGTGACGCCGCAGGCAAACGCGTTGCCGAACAACTACAGCGTGACCCCGATCGGCACCAAGGTCAGCAACGGGCCGTTCGACTGGGTGACGAAGCGGTTCGGTCACGACGTCGTCCAGCACACCGGCTTCCTCTACGCCAACCTGCCGGCGGTCAACAACGTCGCCTCGCTGTCGATCCACAGCGCGGAGACCGTCGGCTGGAAGTTCGTCGTGCACTCGTCGGTGTCGCCGACGTCGACCGACTTCACCGCGCAGATCATCCAGATGCGCCAGGCCGGGGTGAAGCTGTTCTACACGCTGTTCGACGCCCAGGAGCTCGCGGAGTTCGTGCGCAACGCGAACCAGCAGAACTTCCACCCGCTGATCTTCGCCCCGCTCGCCTACGACCAGACGTTCTTCACCGACCTCGGCAACGCCTCGTTGGCCAACGGCATCTACGGCTTCAACGGCGAGACGATGTTCTTCAGTGCGGGCGACATCGCGAACATCCCGGCGACCGCGCTGTTCCACAAGTGGTACTCCGCCGTCACGGGCAACGGCGCGGCGGACTCCTTCGCGGCTGACGCCTGGGCGGAGACCGAGCTGCTGGTGGACGCGATCGCCTCGGTCGGGCCGGACCTGACCCGCCAGAAGGTGCTCGCCGCCCTGTCGAAGGTGCACTCGTTCGACGCGAACGGGTTCTTCGCGCCGTCCGACCCGGCCGCCAAGAAGGCCGGCAACTGCTTCGTACCGTGGGTGATCAAGGACGGTCAGTACGTCCGCACCGGAGTCGCCCCGACGAAGTACCTCTGCCAGGGCACGCCCGAGTAA